A section of the Castanea sativa cultivar Marrone di Chiusa Pesio chromosome 12, ASM4071231v1 genome encodes:
- the LOC142621277 gene encoding cytochrome P450 CYP82J17-like gives MEITSHLLAIAGFFLLALLYNRWRVRTGSHKIKGMLAPEPSGALPIIGHLHKLRGQNPIARTLGAMADKDGPIFMIRLGMKPALVISSHEAVKECFTTNDKAFAARPMSSQGKHLGYNYAVFGFSSYGKYWLKMRKLTKLELLSSRRLETLKNVQVFEVETLIKDLYTLCKSNEGNQAKVVISEWVERLTFNIITKMIAGKRYFDNFNHGNDGEAQRVGKNIKAFMYTAGVPIISDLIPFLGCFDLLGQVKSMKRIARELDSVAGGWVEEHSMRRLKGSEPTDELDFIDVMLSEIEDDAAFGHSRETIIKATAMNLILAGSDTTSLNLTWLLSILLNNKHALKQAQEELDLKVGRDRWVDDHDIKDLVYLQSVVKETLRLYPPSPLSVPHEAMEDCHVCGYYVPKGTRLLVNVWKLHRDPRIWEDPEKFLPERFLTSHASIDASGQHFEFIPFGSGRRACPGYTFALQVSYLALARLLQGFEFTTPSNMPVDMMEGLGITLPKATPLEVLLTPRLASRLYQS, from the exons ATGGAAATTACTTCCCATCTACTTGCAATTGCAGGGTTTTTTCTATTGGCTCTATTGTACAATCGATGGAGGGTGAGAACTGGTAGTCACAAAATTAAGGGTATGTTGGCTCCAGAGCCATCAGGTGCCTTGCCAATCATAGGTCACCTTCATAAACTACGCGGCCAAAACCCAATTGCACGAACCTTAGGTGCTATGGCTGATAAAGATGGTCCCATCTTCATGATCAGACTTGGCATGAAACCTGCACTTGTGATTAGCAGTCACGAGGCAGTGAAGGAGTGCTTCACTACAAATGACAAGGCTTTTGCTGCACGTCCAATGTCTAGCCAAGGAAAGCACCTTGGCTACAACTATGCAGTATTTGGGTTTTCCAGTTATGGAAAATATTGGCTCAAGATGCGAAAGCTAACCAAGCTAGAACTCCTCTCTAGTCGTCGGCTTGAAACACTAAAGAATGTGCAAGTATTCGAGGTGGAAACTTTGATTAAAGATTTGTACACTCTCTGCAAGAGCAACGAGGGCAACCAAGCCAAAGTGGTGATTAGTGAGTGGGTTGAGCGCCTAACCTTTAATATTATCACTAAAATGATTGCAGGGAAGAGATATTTTGATAACTTCAATCATGGAAATGATGGAGAGGCACAACGTGTAGGGAAAAATATTAAAGCCTTCATGTACACAGCTGGGGTCCCTATCATTTCGGATCTGATTCCATTTCTAGGATGTTTTGATTTGCTGGGCCAAGTAAAATCTATGAAGCGTATTGCAAGGGAATTGGACTCTGTGGCAGGAGGTTGGGTTGAAGAACATAGTATGAGAAGGCTGAAGGGTAGTGAACCAACCGACGAGCTGGACTTCATCGATGTCATGTTATCCGAAATTGAGGATGATGCCGCATTTGGCCATTCGCGTGAAACCATTATAAAGGCAACAGCAATG AATCTCATCTTGGCTGGCTCTGACACTACATCTCTAAACTTGACATGGCTCCTGTCCATATTATTGAATAACAAGCACGCTTTAAAGCAAGCTCAAGAAGAGCTCGATCTCAAGGTTGGTAGAGACAGGTGGGTGGACGACCATGATATCAAAGATCTAGTTTACCTCCAATCCGTAGTGAAGGAAACGTTGCGCTTGTACCCACCAAGCCCCCTGTCAGTTCCACATGAGGCCATGGAGGATTGTCATGTTTGTGGCTATTACGTCCCAAAGGGTACTCGTTTGCTTGTTAATGTGTGGAAGTTGCACCGAGATCCAAGAATTTGGGAGGACCCAGAAAAGTTTCTACCAGAGAGGTTCCTCACAAGCCATGCAAGTATAGATGCTTCAGGTCAACATTTTGAGTTCATACCATTTGGGTCTGGGAGACGAGCCTGCCCGGGTTACACATTTGCGTTGCAAGTATCTTACCTGGCACTAGCTCGCTTGCTTCAGGGATTTGAGTTCACGACCCCATCAAATATGCCGGTAGACATGATGGAAGGGTTGGGCATTACGTTACCTAAGGCAACTCCCCTTGAAGTTCTTCTCACTCCACGCCTTGCTTCCAGACTCTATCAATCCTAG